From the genome of Streptacidiphilus rugosus AM-16, one region includes:
- the cbiE gene encoding precorrin-6y C5,15-methyltransferase (decarboxylating) subunit CbiE: MADRVTVIGWDGSPLSQAAQAAIDAATLVAGGSQQLQALDLSKGVERMVLGSVELVARRVADHRGAAVVVADGDPGFFGVVRTLRRPEYGLELEVVPAVSSVAAAFARAGMPWDDAQIVSTHGRGLRRAVNICRANAKVAVLTAPGAGPSELALMLRDVHRTFVICEALGTPDENVTVLTSDRVPDHLWRDPNVVLVVGGSGRNGATPPSGWLAGRPVGYPDSARGWALPSETNGYERDLPAPVRALVLARLGPRPGDLLWDIGAGDGAVAVEAARCGAAVIAVDRDADACARLDVNARRAGVEVQTVPGTAPEVLADLPEPDTVLVRGGAAVLRACLARRPERIVAVPGSLGQAEEIRHAFAESGYRVEGSLLQSSPLDADGQLGAASPGFVLWGDR, encoded by the coding sequence ATGGCTGACCGGGTCACCGTGATCGGCTGGGACGGCTCCCCGCTCAGCCAGGCCGCGCAGGCGGCCATCGACGCGGCCACGCTCGTGGCCGGCGGCAGTCAGCAGCTCCAGGCGCTCGACCTGTCCAAGGGCGTCGAGCGGATGGTGCTCGGCAGCGTCGAGCTGGTCGCCCGCCGGGTCGCCGACCACCGCGGCGCGGCGGTCGTCGTCGCCGACGGCGACCCCGGCTTCTTCGGCGTCGTCCGGACCCTGCGTCGCCCCGAGTACGGCCTGGAGCTCGAGGTCGTCCCCGCGGTCTCCTCCGTCGCCGCCGCGTTCGCCCGCGCGGGCATGCCCTGGGACGACGCGCAGATCGTCAGCACGCACGGGCGCGGACTGCGCCGCGCGGTCAACATCTGCCGCGCCAACGCCAAGGTCGCGGTGCTCACCGCGCCGGGCGCGGGCCCGTCGGAGCTGGCCCTGATGCTGCGGGACGTGCACCGCACCTTCGTCATCTGCGAGGCACTGGGCACGCCCGACGAGAACGTCACCGTGCTGACCTCCGACCGGGTGCCGGACCACCTGTGGCGGGACCCGAACGTCGTGCTGGTCGTCGGCGGCTCCGGCCGCAACGGCGCGACCCCGCCCTCCGGCTGGCTGGCCGGACGGCCGGTCGGCTACCCCGACTCCGCACGCGGCTGGGCGCTGCCCTCGGAGACGAACGGCTACGAACGCGATCTGCCCGCTCCGGTGCGGGCGCTCGTGCTGGCCCGGCTCGGGCCGCGCCCGGGCGACCTGCTCTGGGACATCGGCGCGGGCGACGGCGCCGTCGCCGTCGAGGCGGCCCGCTGCGGTGCGGCGGTCATCGCCGTCGACCGCGACGCCGACGCCTGCGCCCGACTCGACGTCAACGCCCGCCGGGCGGGCGTGGAGGTGCAGACCGTCCCCGGCACCGCGCCCGAGGTGCTGGCCGACCTGCCCGAGCCGGACACCGTCCTGGTCCGCGGCGGCGCGGCGGTGCTGCGCGCGTGCCTGGCCCGGCGGCCGGAACGGATCGTGGCCGTGCCCGGATCCCTCGGCCAGGCCGAGGAGATCCGCCACGCCTTCGCCGAGTCCGGCTACCGGGTCGAGGGCAGCCTGCTGCAGTCCTCGCCGCTCGACGCCGACGGCCAGTTGGGCGCCGCCTCACCGGGATTCGTCCTCTGGGGAGACCGCTGA